The following are encoded together in the Lathyrus oleraceus cultivar Zhongwan6 chromosome 3, CAAS_Psat_ZW6_1.0, whole genome shotgun sequence genome:
- the LOC127130836 gene encoding uncharacterized protein LOC127130836, which translates to MDHLEQDKHELKEDVARLTTLMESLIVAQSQAPPTPATPQQWIVISEIISTPVSVVPINHPTHFMLAGFSWGIPTNYVPEGYAPTIAPIPKSRPVMSTPSPVLHVMPRVDETTYHSEPSEGPDMYEKMDEMKDEFQEMKKEMKTLRGKDLFGKNSLTGSTLHWYMGIDSGNVCTFNDLGKVFAKQYKYNVDMVPDRDQLCYMPQKDNDTFKEYAQRWRELSAQTSPPLEETEMKKIFLKTLSSFYYEHMIASSINDFTEMVNMGMRLEEDAREDVCLEKKCLLERSIWVVSLRRRRKKPIQYPLEYKGDLI; encoded by the exons atggatcatttggaacaagatAAACATGAACTTAAGGAAGATGTTGCTAGGCTCACTACTCTCATGGAGTCACTCATTGTAGCTCAGAGTCAAGCGCCTCCAACTCCCGCAACTCCGCAACAATGGATTGTCATCTCAGAGATCATCTCAACGCCAGTGTCTGTGGTTCCTATCAACCATCCTACACACTTCATGCTTGCCGGATTCTCGTGGGGGATACCTACGAATTATGTGCCTGAAGGATATGCTCCTACTATTGCTCCTATACCGAAATCTCGCCCGGTCATGTCAACTCCTTCTCCTGTTCTGCATGTTATGCCACGTGTTGACGAAACTACCTATCATTCTGAACCATCTGAGGGTCCAGATatgtacgagaaaatggatgaaatgaaggatgaatttCAAGAGATGAAAAAGGAAATGAAGACCCTAAGGgggaaagatttgtttgggaaaa atagcTTGACCGGTTCCACTCTCCATTGGTACATGGGTATAGATAGTGGCAACGTttgtactttcaatgacttaggcaAGGTCTTCGCcaagcagtataaatacaacgTAGATATGGTGCCCGATCGTGACCAATTATGCTATATGCCTCAGAAGGATAATGAtacatttaaggagtatgcgcagaggtggagagagctttCCGCTCAGACCAGTCCTCCACTGGAAGAAACGGAAATGAAAAAGATCTTCCTCaaaactctgagttcattctattatgagcaTATGATTGCCAGCTCTATCAatgacttcaccgaaatggtgaatatggggatgcgtctagaagaagaTGCCCGTGAGGACGTTTGTCTAGAGAAAAAGTGTCTACTAGAAAGAAGTATATGGGTGGTTTCTCTAAGAAGAAGGAGGAAGAAACCAATTCAATATCCGTTGGAATACAAAGGAGACCTTATATGA